A single window of Nicotiana sylvestris chromosome 3, ASM39365v2, whole genome shotgun sequence DNA harbors:
- the LOC138887841 gene encoding uncharacterized protein has protein sequence MILAPAAPPPRGGGQTGKGRPRGGGQAGRGHPSTAQSGGVQPTGAPSKFYTLPTRLDALASNAAITGIISVGGGDASVLFDLGSTYSYVLSLFAHFLVISLEPLGTHVHVSTLVGDSVVVDRIYRSYLVTFCAFETRSDLLLLDMIDFEVILGMDCLSPYHTVLDCHAKTISLAMPGLQRLEWKGSTVDTPSRVDQVGPLYSSGDYLYNREDALDKVKFIQERFRTAQSRQKSYADQKVRDVSFMVGEKVLLKVSPMKGVMRFGKKGKLSPRFIDPFEVLRRVGEVAHELALPLSLSGVHPFFHVSMLRKCHADLSHMLGFSTIQQDESFGYEEEPVAIIDRQDRQLRSKRISTVRVQWRDQPVEEVI, from the exons ATGATTTTAGCACCAGCTGCCCCAccacctagaggtggagggcagACTGGTAAGGgacgtcctagaggtggaggccaggcagggagAGGTCACCCATCTactgctcagtcaggtggagTCCAGCCAACCGGCGCTCCATCCAAATTCTACACCCTTCCAACCAGGCTAGATGCATTGGCTTCAAATGCCgccatcacaggtattatttccgtcGGTGGTggagatgcttcggtattatttgatctagggtctacttACTCATATGTAttatctctgtttgctcatttcttggTTATTTCTCTTGAGCCTTTAGGCACTCATGTTCATGTGTCTACTCTTGTGggtgattctgtggttgtggatcggatctaccggtcctATTTAGTCACATTCTGTGCTTTCGAGACTAGATCAGATCTCCTGTTGCTTGacatgatcgactttgaggtcatcctaggcatggattgcttatctccatatcacaccgtcctagattgccatgccaagactatttcACTAGCGATGCCAGGGTTAcaaaggttggagtggaagggttccacagttgatacacctagtcgg gttgaccaagttggCCCACTTTATTCCAGTGGCGACTACTTATACAACAGAGAG gatgccttggacaaggtaaagtttATTCAAGAAAGgtttcgcacagctcagtccagacagaagagctacgcAGATCAGAAGGTGCgcgatgtatcattcatggttggcgagaaggttctcttgaaagtctcgccaatgaaaggcgttatgaggttcgggaagaagggcaagttgagccctaggtttattgacccttttgaggtgttgagacgagttggggaggtcGCTCACGAGCTTGCTTTGCCCCTCAGCTTATCAGGAGTTCATCCGttttttcatgtatcgatgcttcgAAAGTGtcatgccgacttgtcccatATGTTGggcttcagtactattcagcagGATGAGAGTTttggttatgaggaggagccagttgccattattgataggcaGGATCGgcagttgaggtccaagagaaTTTCTACGGTGAGGGTCCAGTGGAGGgaccaaccagtcgaggaggtgaTCTAG